A genome region from Streptomyces sp. NBC_01296 includes the following:
- a CDS encoding GatB/YqeY domain-containing protein, protein MTTLKAKLQEDLTTAIRARDELHSSTLRLTLSAITKEEVAGKEARVLSDDEVLKVIAKEAKKRREAADAFAQGGRPEQAARETAEGEFLDTYLPKQLSDEELGAIVAQAVEEAKAAGAEGPRAMGAVMKIVNPKVAGLAEGGRVAAAVKKHLA, encoded by the coding sequence ATGACCACGCTCAAGGCCAAGCTCCAGGAAGACCTCACCACCGCCATCAGGGCGCGCGACGAGCTGCACTCGTCCACGCTGCGCCTGACCCTCTCCGCCATCACCAAGGAGGAGGTCGCGGGCAAGGAGGCGCGCGTGCTCTCCGACGACGAGGTCCTCAAGGTGATCGCCAAGGAGGCGAAGAAGCGCCGCGAGGCCGCGGACGCCTTCGCCCAGGGCGGTCGTCCCGAGCAGGCCGCGCGCGAGACGGCGGAGGGCGAGTTCCTCGACACCTACCTGCCCAAGCAGCTCAGCGACGAGGAGCTCGGCGCGATCGTGGCGCAGGCCGTCGAGGAGGCCAAGGCCGCGGGTGCCGAGGGGCCGCGGGCCATGGGTGCCGTCATGAAGATCGTGAACCCGAAGGTGGCCGGGCTGGCGGAGGGCGGCCGCGTCGCCGCCGCCGTCAAGAAGCACCTCGCGTAG